The nucleotide window TTGGCCTTTGGGTCAGATCACtcttggttgtgtgtgtgtgcagggagaGGCTGTCCTGGGCATCATAGAGTGTTCAATGGCACCCCTGATCCCCACTTACCAGATGCCAGGAGCACCCCTCACACGTGACAGCCCAGTGTCTCCAGACATTCCCTAATCTCCTGGAGGAAAAAACTGTTCCTAGTAAGAACCGCTGGACTAAATTACCCCCTGTCTTGCCCATGTTTTCTGGACTCTTGTTCTAGGATGGATGCTGCATGGCCTGAACCACTGAGATGCTTGAGTTGGAGGCTGGTCTAGTTTGTGCCACAGCTACAGAAATGTCTCCTACCCAGCGTCGGCATAACCTGTGTCAAAACCAGATACAAACTGACCCTTGGGGTTGGGTTTCCTTTCAATGTTATTTTTAGTTTGTGTGTTTTATCACTGCCCTGTTGAATTCTGGTAGTTTAGGTAATCCTGTCAGCATACAAGGGATGAGCGCAAAAATGCTCAGCTTCCTTCTGGGAAGGTGATTTGAGGAGAGTCCTGACGGAACACTTGAGCCCTGGAAGGCTGAAATCCAGTTTCTTTTCTCCAGCTGGATAGACTGGGCTGTTACAAGTACTGTTATTGCAGTGATAGCTGCAGACTGCCATGGGACACAGAAGTGGAGAAGGGCCTCAGAGTTGAAACCTGCCCTGGGTCTTCGCAGAGGCCCAGGTGCTCTTGGAGCCTGGTCTCTGAAAAGTGAGTGTAGCGGGAGGCAGTAGTGTCATTTGTGAACATCTGTTGACTGTAGGCAGGTGATGGAAAGGCAGGGGACAGTTGTCCTTGCCCATGCCCCCAATTTGTCCTCTCATTGGCTCCAGCAGGCCTGAAAGAACTCTGTGCAGCTCTCCTGGGGCAGTGAACTTCCTCATGGCAAGTACACAGAGAAGGTGTGCCCTCAAGGGCAGCGTTGGGATGGGGGCGGTTCATCAGGCAAATGGAACGTGTCCCGGCTATTATTGCCCTGTCTGCCTTGGAGTGCTGTGGGCCTGCTCGTATGCCTTACGGGCTTCCACACTCCCGTTCGTGTTTGGTGGGCCCTGGATGACCAAGGGTGAATAGTTTCCACTACTTGTCTGGGCAACAAGAGTGGATTCTAGGGGCCAGTAAAAAACAGAGATTTCTGAGAAACCGATTACTCCGCACTGGGTGGGGCTTCAGCCGTTGGTATCTCCGCTAAGTCCCGCGGGAGACCCAGGACCGCAGGTGGGCAGTCCTTAGACCCATAGGCACCTGGGCCAGGAAGAGGGAGGCTGGCGTACAACCGGCGGACCGCTCACAGGAGCGGGACAGCCTTCCAGTCCTGGGTTGGCCCTTCTTCCACTGCGCTTTCCCTGGGATAACAGGCGGACAGACCAAGAGCAGCCAAGGTGAACCGCGACGCGGGGCCCAGGCGTCCGGCCGGCCTGCCTGCGGGGCAAAACCCGCCCCCTCCTGGCTCCGCCTTCCGGGAGCGGCTAGCCCAGGGAGCAGAGGCGGAAGTGTGGGCCTCCCTGGAGGGGCGTGAGGCGTCACGGGCGTGTCCAAGGGCCTCCCCAATAGGGACCCAGTCCGGGGCTGGGCGCTGTCCACTGAGGTCGGCGGGAGGGCGGGGTCGAGGAAAACGCTTTCCAATCAGCGTGGCCGGCTATCCTCCCTGCCATAGGTGGGGCCGCGGGGCTGGGGCGGGCCTGAACGGGCCTCTCCCCCAATGGGCGGTGGTCCGGGGGTGTGGCAGCTGCGCGAAGgccggcggcgggcggcggcCGCAGTCCCCGGCGCGCGCTGGATCCGGCGGCGACTCCGCAGCATGGCCGGCTTGGGACGGCCGGGCCCAGCGCCCCGCGCCGCGATGCCTGCCTGGAAGCGAGAGATCCTCGAGCGAAAGCGGGCTAAGCTGGCGGCCTTGGGCGGGGGCGCGGCGCCGGTCGCTGGGGCTGGCGCGACGGAGACCGCTGGGCCGGTGACTGAGCCGCTGGTGCTGGCCGAGAGCCTGGGCCCGCTGCGCGAAAACCCGTTCATGCGGCTCGAGTCGGAGCGGCGGCACGGGGCGCGGCGCGCCGGGGGCGCGGGCGCGGCGGGGCCCGGAGCGCGGCCCGCGGAGCAGCTGCTGGAGCTGTACTGCCGCGTGCCCGGCGTGCGCACCATCCGCGCCGACAACATCCTCATCATCGAGTCGGAGCCCGGCTTTCCGCCCGCGCCCGCGCCCAGCCCGGGCCTCGGTCCCGGAGGGACCGCCCGCATCCGCGCCGCGGAGGTGCTTGTGTACGAGGCACCGCCGACGCCCGGCCGCGTCAGCCGCCTGCTCCAGAAGTTCGACCCGCCGGCCGCGCCGCGCCGCCGCGGGAGCCCGGAGCGCGTTCGCCCCGCGCCGCCACCCTCTCCGGGCGCGGCCGTTCCGCGCGTGGGCGAGCGCGCCGCCTGCTTCCAGTCCGATCCGGAGCGTTGCGGCTCAGGCCTTGGCCCCGGGCCCCGGCGCAGCGGCTTCTTGCACAAGACTAGCAGCAACTCCTTCACTGTCCACCCGCGGGGCCTGCGCCATAGTGCGGGCACTCGCCCACTCCCCAACGGGCCCCTGGCCCCGGAGTCCCGGGCCGGCGCTGCCAACGGCTTTGAGGGCTCCGCGCCTGAGCCAGGCGAGTGGAAGCCAAAGGTGGAGTCGGGGGAGGCCCCCGCCCACCAGTCCCCCAGCCCGGGGACCCCCAGTGCCACTCCAGCCGCGGATCCGGCCTTGCCCACGCTCAGCTCTTCCAGTGCCACTCCCAGCCAGCGCCAGTGGGTCTCCGCGGCCACCAGCGCCAATGACTCCTTCGAGATACGGCCGGCCTCAAAGCCAGACATGGGCAGGATCCCTGCCGGGGACCTCCAGGCCCGGGCTCTGGCTAGCCTTCGAGTGAACTCTCGAAACTCCTTCGTAGTCATCCCCAAGCGCAAGACCTCTGGGGCTCCTCCTGGGGAAGGGAGGCGGTCCGTGGCGCCTCCAGAGGAAGAAGTTGGCTGGGCCTCCCAGCACCCAGAGCATGAAGCCCAGCAGGTACCTGGAGTGGATGGTGTGTTTGCAGGTGGGAGGAGCCCCCCCAGAATCATGGAGGGGGGCAGCCCTGCTCCAGCCGCTGCCCTTGTGGACCCTGCTGTCAGGTGGCAGGGGCTGCCCTCACCACCCCCATCTCCACGGGCCGCCGCTGAAGCTGAGCCCTCCCAGGGCTTCCAGACTCCTGGCTTGGCCAAGAACGGCAGGGAGCCTAGGCGGCCAGGGCTGCCCATCACTTTCATTGATGAGGTGGACTCGGAGGACGAGGTCCCCCAAGAAGCCAAACTGCCCTGCTCCGGGGCTGGTGCGCCTCCCCAGTACCACCCGCATCCGACCAGGCCTGGGTACTTGTCAGAGCTCCAGCATCGGGGTGGCAACACCTTCACAGTGGTGCCTAAGAGGAAGCCAGGGGCCGTGCAGGCCAACGGCGAGGCCAGGCCAACGGAGGCTGAGGAAGAGGAGCCAGGCAGAGTTTCGGAGCCCCCTGCTGCTGCAGGGACCTCACTGAAGAAGCGCTACCCCACTGTGCACGAGATCGAGGTGATCGGCGGATACCTGGCCCTGCAGAAGTCTTGTCTCACCAAGGCTGGCTCCTCAAGAAAGAAGGTGAGTGGTGGGGGGTAGAGTCcacagagggagggggagaggtggCAGGTCACAGATCTGTGGGTGTAGCACAGGGCCTGCTTCCAGGACACCTGGGCTGGGTGTGGGATGGCGTCTACGTGGACCAGAGAGGGCTGGTGGCTGTGCGCGCTCCAGGAGAGTCTGGGCTGGGGAGTCACTGGCACTCGTTCCAGTGGGATCCTAGGGACCTAGGGGCTCTGTACACTGAGGCTGGTGGGGACGGCGGGTCTAGCCAGGGTCGTGTCTTCCTGTTGACTTTCATGGCTTTCTCTGGAATTGGCCGGGCAGTCCTGTCCCAGGTGGGCCCTGGCTTTGAGGAGTGGCCTGGCATGTTCTTTGTGTCCTGGCCTATGCAGGTAGCAGGGGCCAGGGTAGAAGTGGGAAGGGGCAAGAAGCCCTTTGATTTGGATGGGGTGGGATTCCTACTCTCAGCTCCCCAGAGAGCATACCGGCTTCGCGCTTAGCAGGACTTGGCTTTGAGTGAGGGTTGACCGAGCCCTTGGTGTGTGGCAGGCTGGTCTGAGCCTGGGCTGAGCTGCTGGGGAGCGATGAAAAGGCTGCCCTCACTGGGGAGGAGAGGCCAGGTGCAGGGCCAGGAGCCTTCTTGGAGCCTCACTGCCCCGGCTTCTTGGTGGCCTGGCACCCTCTGGGCACAGGGGTACGTTCCTCATATTCTTCCCGGTCATTCCGGCAGCAGTGTGTTACCCCGGGGGGGATTCCAAGGCCAGCTCCACAGGACTGTGGTCAGCAGGTGCTGCGGGCAGATGCACTCTCCCCGGGTCGGCCTCTCCTCCTCTGCTCGTCCTGAGGCTGCCTCTGCCCTTCGCCTCAGTGTCTTCTGTGGGGGGGCGGTGACGTGGTGTCACCGGAGCCCCCTTGCCCGCTGTCCTGCTGGCGCTGTCTCATTAGACGTGGCGCCTCGCCTGCCTGCTTCCTTTCCACTTCCTGCCTCAGGGTCGGCCTTGGCACTGCCCTCGCTCCCTGCATCACCCTCTCCTGCTGCTCCATCTGCCTGCTCAGGCATCTGCGCCCGTCCCCCGCCGCGCTTCCGGCGCCCCCCACGCCTGCCCCGTCCTGCCCGCCTGACCTTGCCTCACCCTCTGTCCGGGCCCTCTGGCAGCCACGGTCGCAGCCCCACCCCCATGCCTGTTCTCTCCCCCGTCTGCCCCTGCTCCTTCATCCTGACCCTTGGCCCCAACTGCTGCTGGAGGCTCTTTTCCCCTGCTGGCCTCGGGCGGTGGAGGCAGTAGCTCCCGCCCTGCCGTGCAGAGGGTGGGCCTGAGGCCAGTGGAGGTCACGGAGCTCTCTGTTGAGCCCCCGTCCCAGCCCCACGGCCCTCATGCTGGGAGCCTGCCTGCTGCTTCCTGGGTCCGGAGGGCTGCAGCCCAAagcctgggggcagggctgtgAGGGTCGCCCGTGGTTGAGTTGGGGtgagaaggaggggaggaagtTACGGGAGGAAGCAGGCCCCGGCCTGGCCTGGCCCTTGGACCAGCCTGTTCCCTGCCCCGGTGCCAGCCTCAGGGGTTGGGGGTCCAGATGGATGGTGCTTCGCATGGCTGAGCGGTCTGGCTTGGGCCCCGTCAGAGCAGCACGCGCTGCTGCGGGCAGTTTCTGCCTGGGCAAGCACCAGCTGCCGTTTCCAGGAAGAGCGGCATGCCTGTCGGGTGGGACGGAGGCGTGGGGCCGCCCAGCCCCTCGGAGTGAGCTGGGCCACCCCGGCCGTGGCCGCCCCTGCGCCCTGGCTTCGGCTCGCCCGCTCCAGCCAGCCGGGACTTCATCGTTGTCCCGCCTCCCCAACCCCGCAGTCCAGGGACGTGGGGGTCCGGAGGCCAGCAGGATGTCGGGGGCCTCCCGGGCGGGGTGGGGGCCAGACCACCGCCTCTTCCGGGGGACAGTAGGGCGCAGCTCCTCACGTGGGCAGAGGCTGCCGGTGACACGTCCGAGGAGGGCgcagccctgccctgggctgTGGGCGCCCAGCCAGCCGTACACCCCGGAGCCGTGCCTGGGGGGCGCACATGGCCCCCAGTTAGTTACCTCTGGGCAGAGGCACAGAGGCTTACCTCCCCTGCTGCCAGGGCCCGctggctgctgggggaggggcggccACGCCCTTctcacccctgccccagccctggctccCCGGGTGGGGCAGCCTCCTGGGGTTGGCACTGcgggcctctcccctcccctctgaccTCCTCACTTGCCCATTGCCCGCCCAGCCCAGCACGATGCCCGCAGGGCCTCAGCCTCCGTGTCCAGGTCCAAGCCTCCAACCACCCACCCCTCTGGTTCTCAGGCCCCAGGTACCACTGCCCTGGGGCACTgctcccccactgccccccaccccccactcttcCGTGTGGTCTTTCTAGAGCCTGGGACTGCTGGAGCAGGCCTGGACCCTCTCAGCTTCCCCACTGATGGCTGTCGGGGGGGAGGCTGCTCTTGACTCAGGGCGTCTCTCCTGAGCCATCATGGCAACTCCTCTGGGGCCGTGCAGGGTGGTCCTGTGGGCCCCTGGAGCTTGGGCTGAGTGGGGGATGGTAGATGCAGGGGtacggggtggggtgggtgctCACCCCTGGCTGGGACCGCTggagcccagctcccagcccagaCAGTGCAGGGTGGACACTGTCCAGTAACCGGCTGGGCGTGCCGGATGGGGTGCGGTGAGGGTGAAGTAGGCGGAGCCAGGACCCACCCTCTGGCAATCCAGGGCAAAGTCCCCGCCGGTCAGCTGACCAGGCTTGTGCAGGTGCCTCTGGCTGCAGCCCCTGCCTGTTCTGTCCGCCTGGGGTCTAGAGACGGGGTCCCCCCAGCCCACGAGTCAGGGGTGTCCTGTGACCCACAGAACTGAGCTCACGCGGAGCCTGGGGACTGAAGGGGGGTGGGACGTGCCCTGCGGCGTGCCCCAGCTGTCTGAGCCAGACCTGTGGGCACACCCCTCCCGCCCGGCCCTCGCCTGGCCAGGCCGTGCCAGGCTCGGGGCCTGCTTGCGCCCAGCCCCCTCGGTGTCCCGCTGGCAGCCGGTCACGCAGACTAATGAGAACATGCTAACCCGCCGGCCCTGGCAGCAGGCCCTTCCCTGTCCCCGGGGGGGGATGGGCGCAGAGGGCCCAGGGTCCTCGGGGATGACCCTGTGTGTCCAGGGGCACGCTCCCTGCGGGCCTGGGCCGGGCAGCCCCTGTGCCAGAAGCCCCTTCCTGCTTTGGACTCCTCCTGGGGTCTTTGGCCCCAGGTCTCAGAGGGCCAGTTCCAGGGGCGGTGGAGGGGGTTGGCCAGTTGACTCCATCCCCACGGGGGCCACGGAATCACCGCACACAGCTGCCCAGGTGGGATGCTCCGAGTCATGGGCAGCCCCCAACCCAGGGCAGGCCCCTGCCAGTGGGGAAGCTGAGTGGAGGAGGCTCCAGGCTTGCGCCAGTGTCCCCAGCAGTGGGTGGGCACTTGTGGACTCTGGCAACCACCCTTGTGCCAGCTCTCTGTTCCGTTTGGCCTCCCAGGCGGGAGGGGGGCAGCTGAAGGTCCAGGTGGGGCCTGTCTGGGGACAGAACACCACGATCCTGCTTTTACCCGGCCCTGGTGGTGGTCTGCCCGTTTCCCTGACCTCTTATCTGTGTGGACGGCTGCCGGGAGctggcacacgagatcccacccatgacaaggtcatgagggagaaaacctgacgggcaaggcagatcaggttttcagggattccaaaaagctgcccccagcgctcaccttaaagatgatatttgtctttctgatgcttgcttcaatagactactccctaatttctgtgacacgggtagaaggccttccccgatctctttccaaacagaatcaacttagaactttagtTAATATGTCCGCTGGACggcggtatcctataagattatccaggatgaaaggagtgtttcaatttagacccctttgctggcattctagcctgcttggcaaatgcgtgctaatgcacatgactgctcacagcACCTTAATCATAAAACAGGATAAAGAACCTGGTCACacaaaggccctaataggcacagagcccttcgggggtgaggaagccctgttagagaacacaaaaatattattctaaaagtggttatagttaaagatttagaaaaataagagtttagaattgttaattttaaccaggaatgctaaacaggggctgcctcaccggagctgcagagtctttgtgtggtaaaccttttagataaatttaactgataacttctgcaaaaggactgacctttgtgttcattaaagaatggattacggaaaacagctttgcattcacctaggtcataaaatgtcaataggccccaaggccagaagataatgtacaagaccctcataaacaaagaagtatgcagaaaacaccctggtttcttgaagaacaagctgatgtaatgttaaactatcttccccttagaaatttactaatttagggtataaaagccacggtaaaaaatgaagcattgccagactctgccagactctgAGCACCCCctgtctggtcactctctctctctctctctctctctctctctctctttttctctctctctctttctctctctctccctcgcagacttggccctatcaaggctggtctcacatctctctctcgccgacgccgttcatcctgagggtaccccctgaatcctgctgaggctggaccccggcagacGGCTGTGGCGAGGGCAGCAGCTCCTGGGCTCGGGACCTGCCCAGTTGGTGTCTGTGGGCCAGGCAGAGGCGGGCAAGGCTGCCCACAGCTGTGTGTGCccacaggaggtggcaagagccCTGCCCTTCTTTCCGGACCCTGGCTCAGCAGGGCAGTGCCAGCCGCTCCTGGGCAGCCCCGTGCATGTCCCCCAAGGCCGGGCCCTCTGCTGCCCAGGATCGCAAGCCCGGCTCTTCTGagaccccttcccctcctgctgtCCCCAGGCCCCGGGTTCTTCGCCCGGGGGCCTGGCTGCCTCCTCGGCTCCTtccaggggaagaggaggaaCTTGAGCTGACTGTGGTGTCCTGTGCCCTGGAGTTTAATATTTCGAGTTCCAGTAGGGCTGCTCGCATCTGCCGCGGGCAGGCGGCTCCCGTATTCATTACCACCCCGCCTGGCCGGCCGAGCCCTGCGAGCAGGCGGTGGGAGCCTGGCCCTGGGCCCCCGAGAGGGAGCGTCCGGACCCCACGGCCCCTCCCCGCCCGCAGCACAGACTGGGCTCAGAGGCCTGTGGGCGGAAAGGGGAGGACTTGCTTGAGCGTGGACTCCTGGGGCCTGCTGCGTGGACAGGGCAGGTGAAGACTGCGTGGGCAGTCCTAGTGAGAGAA belongs to Cervus elaphus chromosome 11, mCerEla1.1, whole genome shotgun sequence and includes:
- the TPRN gene encoding taperin, translating into MAGLGRPGPAPRAAMPAWKREILERKRAKLAALGGGAAPVAGAGATETAGPVTEPLVLAESLGPLRENPFMRLESERRHGARRAGGAGAAGPGARPAEQLLELYCRVPGVRTIRADNILIIESEPGFPPAPAPSPGLGPGGTARIRAAEVLVYEAPPTPGRVSRLLQKFDPPAAPRRRGSPERVRPAPPPSPGAAVPRVGERAACFQSDPERCGSGLGPGPRRSGFLHKTSSNSFTVHPRGLRHSAGTRPLPNGPLAPESRAGAANGFEGSAPEPGEWKPKVESGEAPAHQSPSPGTPSATPAADPALPTLSSSSATPSQRQWVSAATSANDSFEIRPASKPDMGRIPAGDLQARALASLRVNSRNSFVVIPKRKTSGAPPGEGRRSVAPPEEEVGWASQHPEHEAQQVPGVDGVFAGGRSPPRIMEGGSPAPAAALVDPAVRWQGLPSPPPSPRAAAEAEPSQGFQTPGLAKNGREPRRPGLPITFIDEVDSEDEVPQEAKLPCSGAGAPPQYHPHPTRPGYLSELQHRGGNTFTVVPKRKPGAVQANGEARPTEAEEEEPGRVSEPPAAAGTSLKKRYPTVHEIEVIGGYLALQKSCLTKAGSSRKKMKISFNDKSLQTTFEYPPESSLQEEEAQEEEEGDVEEDAEASGPDGVPEKHLMLFLPRATFVSSVGPESPRLPDGSSSLSSYTPKHSVAFSKWPEQVLERTPSVEEAPPKEVMLTPAGQNDLSDFRSEPALYF